In one window of Gossypium arboreum isolate Shixiya-1 chromosome 4, ASM2569848v2, whole genome shotgun sequence DNA:
- the LOC108459110 gene encoding cytochrome P450 76A2-like has translation MFCDNKLGCSSIIKSKVTEENQNSRTWPATMALAPGKLPPGPPGWPIFGNIFDLGTMPHRTLTRLRDKYGQVIWLRLGSLNTMAILSTKAAAEFFKNHDLSFAERNITETMRAHDYHKSSVALAPYGSYWRVLRRLVTVDMLVNKRINETAYIRRKCIGNMLQWIEDEASKIQGESNRNGIHVARFVFLLTFNLLGNLMLSRDLLDPDSKEGSEFFVVMSRLMDLSGKGNIADFFPWLKWLDPQGLKRKTTKDLGKAIGIASKFVKQRREDKRLSDNNKRDFLDLLLEFEGNGKGEPAKFSDQDLNIFILELFMAGSETTSSTVEWAFTELLCNPESMIKVKAELSRVVGPNKKVEENDIQKLHYLNAVIKETFRLHPPLPFLVPRRALQDTEFMGYHIPQNTQVLVNAWAIGRDPEVWDDPLSFKPERFMGSKIDYKGQNYELIPFGAGRRMCAGILGDRVVHLVLGSLLHHFDWELGGNVTKDTIDMKDSLGVSMRKLEPLLAVPTKCLKSAD, from the exons atgttttgtgATAATAAATTGGGGTGTTCCAGTATTATTAAATCAAAGGTCACAGAAGAAAACCAGAACTCAAGAACTTGGCCTGCAACCATGGCTTTGGCTCCAG GCAAGCTCCCCCCAGGACCACCAGGATGGCCTATTTTCGGCAACATATTCGACCTAGGCACCATGCCACACCGGACCCTGACCCGCCTTCGCGACAAGTATGGTCAAGTCATATGGCTCAGGTTGGGATCCCTTAACACCATGGCAATCCTTTCAACGAAAGCAGCCGCAGAGTTCTTCAAGAACCATGATCTCTCCTTTGCTGAGCGCAACATCACGGAAACCATGCGCGCCCACGATTACCACAAGAGCTCAGTGGCTTTAGCACCATACGGTTCATACTGGCGTGTGCTGAGGCGCCTGGTGACGGTGGATATGCTGGTCAACAAGAGGATAAACGAAACAGCTTACATACGAAGAAAATGCATCGGCAATATGCTCCAATGGATCGAAGACGAGGCAAGTAAGATTCAAGGGGAGTCGAATAGGAACGGAATCCATGTGGCTCGTTTTGTGTTCTTGTTGACGTTTAATTTGCTTGGAAACCTTATGCTGTCGCGAGATTTGTTGGATCCAGATTCTAAGGAAGGGTCTGAATTCTTCGTTGTTATGTCGAGGCTAATGGATTTGTCTGGAAAAGGAAATATAGCGGATTTTTTCCCATGGCTGAAATGGCTTGATCCTCAAGGATTGAAAAGGAAGACGACCAAGGATTTGGGTAAGGCCATTGGAATCGCCTCTAAGTTTGTAAAACAAAGAAGGGAAGATAAGAGGTTGAGTGACAATAATAAGAGGGATTTCTTGGATTTGTTGCTTGAGTTTGAGGGAAATGGCAAGGGCGAACCAGCTAAATTTTCTGACCAAGACTTGAATATCTTTATCCTG GAGTTATTTATGGCAGGTTCAGAAACAACAAGCAGCACCGTAGAATGGGCATTTACTGAGTTGCTTTGCAATCCAGAAAGCATGATTAAGGTCAAAGCAGAGCTTAGTCGTGTTGTTGGACCAAACAAAAAGGTAGAAGAGAATGATATTCAGAAACTTCATTACTTGAACGCAGTGATCAAAGAAACATTTCGATTACACCCTCCACTTCCATTCCTTGTCCCAAGAAGAGCATTGCAAGACACTGAATTCATGGGGTATCATATACCTCAAAACACACAAGTTCTTGTGAATGCTTGGGCAATCGGAAGGGATCCGGAAGTGTGGGATGATCCTTTGTCATTCAAGCCCGAGAGGTTTATGGGGTCGAAAATCGATTACAAGGGCCAGAACTATGAGCTAATTCCATTTGGAGCTGGAAGAAGAATGTGTGCAGGTATACTGGGTGACAGAGTTGTTCACCTTGTTTTAGGCTCATTGCTTCATCATTTTGATTGGGAACTTGGTGGCAATGTGACCAAAGACACAATTGACATGAAAGACAGCTTGGGCGTATCAATGAGAAAACTGGAACCGTTGCTTGCCGTTCCTACAAAGTGCTTGAAATCTGCAGATTAA